The proteins below come from a single Mangifera indica cultivar Alphonso chromosome 16, CATAS_Mindica_2.1, whole genome shotgun sequence genomic window:
- the LOC123199755 gene encoding uncharacterized protein LOC123199755 gives MDKVSPDCPYPGCFFCVMKEGNPSKRRASILKFFRELPSQDDDGQVLPISGLWNTAMAHPNDAEFIELGIFECMSSLIWKGLKNRRWLSHDQNIYIPYYAAHIIGSYTMNMEEFAESAIHTGVIAPLVELLRGRLTWVEQRVAVRALGHLATYASTFSAVASQAEILELAIQLAMSSLEIVYSHFYQYVDQRLSYHCDLLTRGMGGVEMESRKAEEWASQLQCWSLQLINCFAFKPEFLPAICKPEFLTKLPGMWGGLVNENSPAGIGLLRTVCHHKLGRGPVSSCPGLIEALCNIARSSDDWQYMGIDCLLWLLQDPSTCHKVIDKAVPALVDLAEITSLGDHKKLGDSIINVLQECIQSQGTGRNSISNRAKEQIEELLSSRQRLKWEKNMPKENLHIKQVAAVVVKLEGNSLFSSGNISGAASKYSEALALCPMRSKKERVILYSNRAQCHLLLQQPLAAISDATRALCLHNPLNRHAKSLWRRAQAYDMLGLAKESLLDAILFINECSQSNDPDLSLRQNKVPDYAERLVKKQMRAAWLFREAAIKHGGVHCDGDAGDIYGRETDDSEWETASESDIGNDGTGEMGEEDNDSEWKEDERKDKYDKPPMKA, from the exons ATGGATAAAGTATCTCCTGATTGCCCATACCCTGGATGCTTTTTTTGTGTTATGAAGGAAGGAAATCCAAGTAAGCGCAGAGCaagtatattaaaattcttCAGAGAACTACCCTCACAGGATGATGATGGACAGGTTCTACCTATTAGTGGCCTTTGGAACACTGCTATGGCGCATCCCAATGATGCGGAATTCATAGAGTTAGGAATATTTGAATGCATGTCGTCACTAATATGGAAGGGTTTGAAGAACCGTCGATGGCTTTCTCATGACCAAAATATATACATTCCTTATTATGCAGCACACATTATTGGATCCTATACTATGAATATGGAAGAATTTGCAGAAAGTGCCATTCATACTGGGGTAATTGCTCCTTTAGTTGAACTTTTGAGAGGGAGGTTAACTTGGGTTGAACAGAGAGTTGCAGTGCGAGCTTTAGGGCACTTGGCTACATATGCCAGTACCTTTTCTGCTGTTGCAAGTCAAGCTGAAATCCTTGAGCTCGCCATACAACTGGCAATGAGTTCGCTGGAGATAGTTTACTCGCATTTCTACCAGTATGTTGATCAGAGGCTGAGTTATCACTGTGATCTGCTTACTCGTGGCATGGGTGGTGTTGAAATGGAGTCCAGGAAGGCAGAGGAATGGGCTAGTCAATTGCAGTGTTGGTCCCTTCAGCTCATTAATTGTTTTGCTTTTAAGCCTGAGTTTCTTCCTGCAATCTGCAAACCTGAATTTCTGACTAAACTACCTGGCATGTGGGGTGGACTAGTTAACGAAAACTCACCAGCTGGCATTGGTTTATTGAGAACAGTTTGTCATCATAAGCTTGGTAGGGGACCTGTTTCTAGCTGTCCTGGCCTTATTGAAGCATTGTGCAATATTGCTCGATCTTCAGATGATTGGCAGTATATGGGGATTGATTGTCTCCTCTGGTTGCTCCAAGATCCAAGTACATGTCATAAG GTGATTGATAAGGCAGTACCTGCACTTGTAGATCTGGCGGAAATAACAAGTCTGGGTGATCACAAAAAGCTTGGGGACTCTATTATTAATGTTCTTCAGGAATGTATTCAATCGCAAGGGACAGGACGTAACTCTATAAGTAACCGCGCTAAAGAACAGATTGAAGAACTATTAAGCTCCAGACAGAGATTAAAGTGGGAAAAGAATATGCCAAAAGAGAACCTTCACATCAAGCAGGTAGCTGCAGTGGTAGTCAAGCTTGAAGGAAATTCACTATTCTCATCAGGAAATATATCTGGAGCTGCATCAAAATACTCAGAAGCTTTGGCCTTATGCCCAATGAGATCCAAAAAGGAGAGAGTCATTTTGTACAGTAATAGAGCTCAGTGTCATCTCCTGTTGCAACAACCATTGGCTGCCATAAGTGATGCTACACGTGCACTTTGTCTTCACAACCCACTTAATCGTCACGCCAAAAGCCTTTGGAGAAGAGCTCAGGCTTATGACATGCTTGGCTTAGCTAAAGAGAGCTTGTTAGATGCTATTCTATTCATAAATGAGTGCTCTCAATCGAATGACCCTGATCTTTCCCTGAGGCAAAATAAGGTCCCTGACTATGCTGAGAGATTAGTCAAGAAGCAGATGCGTGCGGCTTGGTTATTTAGAGAGGCAGCTATTAAACATGGGGGTGTCCATTGTGACGGTGATGCTGGGGACATCTATGGCCGGGAAACTGATGATTCTGAATGGGAGACAGCAAGTGAAAGTGATATAGGAAATGATGGCACAGGTGAAATGGGCGAGGAAGACAATGATAGCGAATGGAAGGAGGATGAGAGGAAAGATAAATATGATAAGCCACCAATGAAAG cttGA